One Thermodesulfobacteriota bacterium genomic region harbors:
- a CDS encoding MerR family transcriptional regulator, whose product MFDKEKPERLFYRIKEVCDITGLKPHVLRYWEQEFKNIRPAKSPKGHRLYRRSDLETILTIKKLLYEDRFTIDGAKKYLAQRKNLLDEIRRDLEEILMILKGKNED is encoded by the coding sequence ATGTTCGACAAGGAGAAGCCGGAAAGGCTTTTTTACAGGATAAAAGAAGTATGTGATATAACAGGGCTTAAACCCCATGTCCTAAGATACTGGGAACAGGAGTTCAAAAATATAAGACCCGCCAAAAGTCCCAAAGGTCACAGACTCTATAGGAGAAGTGATCTAGAGACTATTCTAACCATAAAAAAACTGTTGTACGAAGACAGATTCACAATCGATGGAGCAAAGAAGTATCTCGCCCAGCGTAAAAACCTTCTCGATGAGATAAGAAGGGACCTCGAAGAGATACTGATGATCCTAAAAGGGAAAAATGAAGACTAA